One Pseudomonas rhizophila DNA window includes the following coding sequences:
- a CDS encoding fatty acid cis/trans isomerase gives MPYRVLFGSLLLLLSFHSVAKDPAPAISYTRDIQPIFTEKCVACHACYDSACQLNLGSGEGVSRGASKLPVYDGERRQAAEPTRLFYDASGQRAWQRKGFYSVLDAQGSQAALMAQMLELGHNTPLQPNAKLPQDIVLGLERDNSCPMPGQFDEYAAAHPKEGMPLAVTGLTDQQYQTLQRWLAAGAPIDQQALAPSAAEALQVVQWENLLNAPGARESLVGRWLFEHWFLAHIYFKDGEPGHFFQWVRSRTPTGQPIDLINTRRPNDDPGTRVYYRLWPVQGVIVHKTHITYGLSAAKMARIKSLFYSGRWQVTALPGYGPERRANPFSTFEAIPAQARYQFMLDNAEYFVRTFIRGPVCRGQIATDVIRDNFWALFQAPEHDLYITDPNYRGQATPLLAMPGQNDDVGSVLSLWLDYRDKRNEYEALRRDNYADLPAPSWSTLWAGNDNALLSIFRHFDSASVTKGLIGEVPQTMWLFDFPLLERTYYQLAVNFDVFGNVSHQAQTRLYFDLIRNGAEQNFLRLMPADSREDYLNDWYQSGGKFKMWLDYEAIDDDKPTALKLDEDDPKRDFVQQLLVRYGDLNARPDPINRCNGAYCSRPNIDPALQNAEQALSRLASRPAAGLSVINQLPEATMLRVETVSGRREVYSLLRNRAHSNVAFLLGEALRYQPGLDTLTVFPGVLSSYPNFIFNIPAEQVPAFVDAMEGARDGQAFERIVERWGIRRSHPQFWQYFHDLSHYLQETEPLESGVLDMNRYQNL, from the coding sequence ATGCCGTACCGCGTCTTATTCGGCAGTCTGTTGCTGCTGTTGTCTTTTCACTCAGTGGCAAAGGATCCCGCCCCGGCGATTTCCTACACTCGCGATATCCAGCCGATCTTCACGGAAAAATGCGTCGCCTGCCACGCCTGCTATGACTCTGCGTGCCAATTGAACCTGGGCAGTGGCGAAGGCGTGTCCCGGGGCGCGAGCAAGCTGCCAGTCTATGACGGTGAACGACGCCAGGCTGCCGAACCCACCCGTTTGTTCTATGACGCCTCCGGCCAGCGGGCCTGGCAGCGCAAAGGCTTCTATTCCGTGCTGGATGCTCAAGGCAGTCAGGCCGCGCTGATGGCGCAGATGCTCGAACTGGGCCACAACACACCGTTGCAGCCCAACGCCAAGCTGCCCCAGGACATCGTGCTTGGGCTTGAGCGTGACAACAGCTGCCCGATGCCGGGGCAATTCGACGAGTACGCCGCCGCGCATCCCAAGGAAGGCATGCCTCTGGCGGTCACTGGCCTGACCGACCAGCAATATCAGACCTTGCAGCGCTGGCTGGCCGCGGGTGCACCCATCGATCAGCAAGCGCTGGCGCCGAGCGCCGCCGAAGCGTTGCAGGTGGTGCAGTGGGAAAACCTGCTCAACGCCCCCGGCGCCCGGGAAAGCCTAGTGGGCCGGTGGTTGTTTGAGCACTGGTTTCTGGCGCACATCTATTTCAAGGATGGCGAGCCGGGGCATTTCTTCCAGTGGGTACGTTCGCGCACGCCTACCGGCCAGCCAATCGATCTGATCAACACCCGCCGCCCGAACGATGACCCAGGCACCCGTGTGTATTACCGGCTCTGGCCGGTACAAGGGGTGATCGTGCACAAGACCCACATCACCTACGGGTTGAGCGCGGCGAAAATGGCGCGGATCAAGAGCCTGTTCTACAGCGGCAGATGGCAGGTCACTGCGTTGCCAGGGTACGGCCCGGAGCGCCGGGCCAACCCGTTTTCCACCTTCGAGGCGATCCCGGCCCAGGCCCGCTATCAGTTCATGCTCGATAACGCCGAGTATTTCGTGCGCACATTTATCCGCGGCCCGGTTTGCCGGGGCCAGATCGCCACGGACGTGATTCGCGACAACTTCTGGGCGTTGTTCCAGGCCCCGGAACATGATCTGTACATCACCGACCCCAATTACCGCGGCCAGGCCACGCCGTTGCTGGCGATGCCGGGGCAGAATGACGACGTGGGCAGTGTTCTGAGCCTGTGGCTGGACTACCGGGACAAGCGCAACGAGTACGAAGCCTTGCGTCGCGACAACTACGCCGACCTGCCTGCGCCCAGTTGGTCGACGCTGTGGGCCGGCAACGACAATGCCTTGCTGAGCATTTTCCGGCATTTCGACAGTGCTTCGGTCACCAAGGGCCTGATTGGCGAGGTGCCACAGACGATGTGGCTGTTCGACTTTCCATTGCTGGAGCGCACTTATTATCAGTTGGCGGTGAACTTCGACGTGTTCGGCAACGTGTCCCACCAGGCCCAGACGCGACTGTATTTCGACCTGATTCGCAACGGTGCGGAGCAGAACTTCCTGCGCCTGATGCCAGCCGATTCCCGCGAGGACTACCTCAACGATTGGTATCAGTCGGGCGGAAAATTCAAGATGTGGCTCGATTACGAGGCTATCGACGACGATAAACCCACCGCTCTCAAGCTTGACGAAGATGATCCCAAGCGCGATTTCGTCCAGCAATTGCTGGTTCGTTATGGCGACTTGAACGCGCGGCCCGATCCGATCAACCGGTGTAATGGCGCCTATTGCTCGCGTCCGAACATTGATCCGGCCTTACAGAACGCCGAACAGGCCCTCAGTCGCCTGGCTTCCAGACCGGCGGCGGGCCTGAGCGTCATCAACCAGTTGCCGGAAGCGACCATGCTGCGCGTCGAAACCGTCAGCGGTCGCCGTGAGGTCTACAGTCTGCTGCGCAACCGCGCTCACAGTAACGTGGCATTTTTGCTCGGCGAGGCGCTGCGATACCAGCCGGGGCTGGACACCTTGACGGTCTTTCCGGGTGTGCTGAGCAGCTATCCGAACTTCATCTTCAACATCCCCGCCGAGCAAGTGCCGGCCTTTGTCGACGCCATGGAGGGCGCCCGGGACGGGCAGGCGTTCGAGCGAATTGTCGAGCGCTGGGGCATTCGGCGCAGTCACCCGCAGTTCTGGCAGTACTTCCATGACCTGAGCCACTACCTGCAGGAGACGGAGCCGCTGGAAAGTGGGGTGCTGGACATGAATCGCTACCAGAACCTCTGA
- the nfuA gene encoding Fe-S biogenesis protein NfuA, whose amino-acid sequence MTAITITDAAHDYLADLLSKQNTPGIGIRIFITQPGTQYAETCIAYCKPGEEKPEDTALGLKSFTAYIDSFSEAFLDDAVVDYATDRMGGQLTIKAPNAKVPMVNADSPVNERINYYLQTEINPGLASHGGQVSLIDVVEDGIAVLQFGGGCQGCGQADVTLKEGIERTLLERIPELKGVRDVTDHTQKENAYY is encoded by the coding sequence ATGACCGCCATTACCATTACCGATGCCGCCCACGATTACCTGGCCGACCTGCTGTCCAAGCAGAACACCCCAGGTATCGGGATCCGCATCTTCATCACCCAGCCCGGCACCCAGTACGCTGAAACCTGCATTGCCTACTGCAAGCCGGGGGAAGAGAAACCTGAAGACACCGCGCTGGGGCTCAAGAGCTTCACCGCGTACATCGACTCGTTCAGCGAAGCGTTCCTGGACGACGCGGTGGTCGACTATGCCACCGACCGCATGGGCGGCCAGTTGACCATCAAGGCGCCGAACGCCAAGGTGCCGATGGTCAATGCCGACAGCCCGGTCAACGAGCGCATCAATTATTACCTGCAAACCGAAATCAACCCGGGGCTGGCCAGCCACGGCGGCCAGGTATCGCTGATCGACGTGGTGGAAGACGGCATCGCCGTGCTCCAGTTCGGCGGCGGTTGCCAGGGCTGCGGCCAGGCCGACGTGACCTTGAAGGAAGGCATCGAGCGCACCTTGCTCGAGCGTATCCCGGAGCTCAAGGGCGTGCGCGACGTGACCGACCACACGCAGAAAGAAAACGCCTACTACTGA
- the cobM gene encoding precorrin-4 C(11)-methyltransferase: MTVYFIGAGPGDPELITVKGQRLIRSCALIIYAGSLVPTAVLEGHSAEQVVNSAELHLEQIIELIKAAHFKGQDVARVHSGDPSLYGAIGEQIRCLRELDIPFEIIPGVTATSACAALLGAELTLPDVSQSLILTRYADKTAMPAGEELGSLAQHGASMAIHLGVNHLEKIVSELLPHYGADCPIAVIHRATWPDQDWVVGTLADIAEKVQAKGFRRTALILVGRVLGNDVFSESSLYRAGHAHLYRP; encoded by the coding sequence ATGACCGTATATTTCATTGGCGCCGGCCCTGGCGACCCGGAACTGATCACTGTCAAAGGTCAGCGACTGATCCGCAGCTGCGCGCTGATCATCTACGCCGGCTCCCTGGTGCCCACAGCCGTGCTGGAAGGCCACAGCGCCGAACAGGTGGTCAACAGCGCCGAACTGCATCTGGAGCAGATTATCGAGCTGATCAAGGCCGCTCACTTCAAGGGCCAGGACGTGGCCAGGGTGCACTCCGGCGACCCGAGCCTGTATGGCGCCATTGGCGAGCAGATTCGGTGCCTGCGGGAACTGGACATCCCGTTCGAGATCATCCCCGGCGTGACCGCGACCTCCGCCTGCGCCGCCCTGCTGGGCGCCGAACTGACTTTGCCGGACGTGTCCCAAAGCCTGATCCTCACCCGCTACGCAGACAAAACCGCGATGCCCGCCGGCGAAGAACTGGGCAGCCTGGCGCAGCACGGGGCGAGCATGGCGATTCACTTGGGCGTCAATCATCTGGAAAAAATCGTCAGCGAACTGCTGCCCCACTACGGCGCGGATTGCCCGATTGCCGTGATTCACCGGGCGACATGGCCGGATCAGGATTGGGTGGTGGGTACGCTGGCTGACATTGCCGAAAAGGTCCAGGCCAAGGGCTTTCGACGCACGGCGCTGATCCTGGTGGGACGCGTGCTGGGTAATGATGTGTTCAGTGAGTCGTCGCTCTACCGCGCCGGGCACGCGCATCTCTACAGACCCTGA
- a CDS encoding cobalamin biosynthesis protein, translating to MSTGPILVVGLGCQRGCPASTLRELLDQTLRAHGIELSEVRALASIDLKRDEPGLLELAEQLELPLTCFNAEQLSSYQQRLSHRSEIAFERTGCYGIAESAALALADRLGATPATLLIPRQKTPSATLALAVTS from the coding sequence ATGAGCACCGGGCCGATCCTGGTGGTCGGCCTGGGCTGTCAACGCGGCTGCCCGGCCAGCACGCTGCGAGAACTGCTTGATCAGACTTTGCGGGCACACGGCATCGAGCTCTCTGAGGTTCGCGCCTTGGCCAGTATCGACCTCAAGCGTGACGAGCCGGGCCTGCTGGAGCTGGCCGAGCAACTGGAGTTGCCGCTGACCTGTTTCAATGCCGAGCAATTGTCCAGCTACCAGCAGCGGCTCAGTCACCGCTCCGAGATCGCTTTTGAACGCACCGGTTGCTATGGCATCGCCGAAAGCGCTGCCCTGGCCCTGGCCGACCGGTTGGGCGCGACACCTGCGACGCTGTTGATTCCTCGCCAAAAGACCCCAAGCGCCACACTGGCATTGGCGGTGACGTCGTAA
- a CDS encoding CbtA family protein: MIKRIAQTAGFSGLLAALLLTLLQSFWVSPLILQAETYESAPATEHHEHAAGAVHSHDAQAWEPEDGWQRLLSTTGGNLVVAVGFALMLAGLYTLRAPTRTSQGLLWGLAGYATFVLAPTLGLPPELPGTAAADLAQRQMWWIGTAASTAVGIALIVFGRHWLLKLLGVATLLVPHVIGAPQPEVHSMLAPEALESQFKLASQVTNVAFWLALGLVSAWLFRRGDQAQHDA; the protein is encoded by the coding sequence ATGATCAAGCGTATCGCGCAAACCGCCGGTTTCAGCGGGTTGCTGGCCGCCCTGCTGCTAACCCTCCTCCAGAGTTTCTGGGTATCGCCGCTGATTCTGCAGGCCGAAACCTACGAAAGCGCACCGGCTACCGAGCACCATGAGCACGCCGCTGGGGCCGTTCACTCCCATGATGCCCAAGCGTGGGAGCCGGAAGACGGTTGGCAACGACTGCTCTCCACCACCGGCGGCAATCTGGTGGTCGCGGTGGGTTTCGCCCTGATGTTGGCGGGCTTGTACACCCTGCGGGCGCCGACTCGCACGTCCCAGGGATTGCTTTGGGGTTTGGCCGGTTATGCCACGTTTGTCCTGGCCCCCACCCTCGGCCTGCCACCGGAGCTGCCCGGCACGGCGGCGGCCGATCTGGCCCAGCGGCAGATGTGGTGGATCGGCACGGCAGCCTCCACTGCGGTAGGTATCGCCCTGATTGTCTTCGGCAGGCATTGGTTGCTCAAACTGTTGGGCGTGGCGACCTTGCTGGTGCCCCATGTCATCGGTGCGCCGCAGCCTGAGGTCCACTCGATGCTGGCGCCCGAAGCACTTGAAAGCCAGTTCAAGCTCGCCTCGCAAGTGACCAACGTTGCGTTCTGGCTGGCCTTGGGCCTGGTCAGCGCATGGTTGTTCCGGCGTGGCGACCAGGCTCAGCACGACGCATGA
- a CDS encoding CbtB domain-containing protein, translated as MSTISSTARTASSSTTLSQRLSAAIFASILGAGLVYFAGFSHIEAVHNAAHDTRHSAAFPCH; from the coding sequence ATGTCGACCATCAGCAGCACCGCCCGTACCGCCAGCAGCTCCACGACCCTGAGCCAGCGCCTGAGCGCGGCGATTTTCGCCTCGATCCTCGGTGCAGGCCTGGTCTATTTCGCCGGTTTCTCCCACATCGAAGCGGTGCACAACGCGGCCCACGACACCCGCCACAGCGCCGCATTCCCGTGCCATTGA
- the cobW gene encoding cobalamin biosynthesis protein CobW, whose amino-acid sequence MKTLAKLPVTIVTGFLGSGKTTLLRHMLDNAQGRRIAVIVNEFGELGIDGEILKQCSIGCTEEEANGRVYELANGCLCCTVQEEFFPVMRELVARRGDLDHILIETSGLALPKPLVQAFQWPEIRSACTVDAVITVVDSPAVAAGTFAAFPDQVDAQRKLDPNLDHESPLHELFADQLASADLVILNKADLISPEDLAKVRLEVAEELPPAVKVIEASSGRLPLEVLIGLGAGSEEHIDSRHSHHDHHHDGDDDDHDHDAFDSISIELPQADESLLLDALTQLVVQHGVLRVKGFAAIPGKPMRLLIQGVGTRFDKHFDRQWGADEARVTRLVLIGQALDAGLLEAQLRAALSV is encoded by the coding sequence ATGAAAACACTGGCCAAACTCCCTGTCACCATCGTCACCGGCTTCCTCGGCTCGGGTAAAACCACCTTGCTGCGGCACATGCTCGACAACGCCCAGGGCCGCCGCATCGCCGTGATCGTCAATGAGTTCGGCGAGCTGGGTATCGACGGCGAGATCCTCAAGCAGTGCTCGATCGGCTGCACCGAAGAAGAAGCCAACGGTCGCGTCTATGAACTGGCCAACGGTTGCCTGTGCTGCACCGTGCAGGAAGAGTTTTTCCCGGTGATGCGCGAGTTGGTGGCGCGGCGCGGTGACCTCGATCACATCCTTATCGAAACCTCCGGCCTCGCCCTGCCCAAACCGCTGGTCCAGGCTTTCCAGTGGCCGGAAATCCGCAGCGCCTGCACCGTCGATGCGGTCATCACCGTGGTCGACAGCCCGGCCGTGGCCGCCGGCACGTTCGCCGCGTTCCCGGACCAGGTCGACGCCCAGCGCAAACTTGACCCCAACCTGGACCACGAATCACCGCTGCACGAGCTGTTCGCCGATCAACTGGCGAGCGCCGACCTGGTGATCCTCAACAAAGCCGACCTGATCAGCCCTGAAGACCTGGCCAAGGTGCGCCTGGAAGTGGCCGAAGAACTGCCGCCGGCGGTCAAGGTCATCGAAGCCAGCAGCGGCCGCTTGCCTTTGGAAGTGTTGATCGGCCTGGGCGCCGGCTCCGAGGAGCACATCGATAGCCGCCACAGCCATCACGATCATCACCATGACGGCGACGATGATGATCATGATCATGACGCGTTCGACTCCATTTCCATCGAACTGCCCCAGGCCGACGAAAGCCTGCTGCTGGACGCGCTGACCCAGTTGGTGGTCCAGCACGGCGTGCTACGGGTCAAGGGGTTCGCGGCCATTCCTGGCAAGCCGATGCGTTTGCTGATCCAGGGCGTGGGCACGCGCTTCGACAAACATTTCGACCGGCAGTGGGGCGCCGATGAAGCGCGGGTGACCCGTCTGGTGCTGATCGGCCAGGCGCTGGATGCCGGGCTGCTCGAAGCGCAATTGCGCGCCGCCCTCAGCGTCTAA
- the cobN gene encoding cobaltochelatase subunit CobN, which produces MHLLRTQPGGFVSDDNIADLGQTPAELVILCSGDSSLALLAEAARQLPDDYPQFRLANPMQVQNHASVDLYFDDVLRHAKVILLSLHGGIGYWRYGIERLMELAERGVKLILVPGDDRPDPELSDLSNVPNEDRDRLWQFLRQGGLGNALDLFHNLASQWFGRDYPWGEPQTLPRTAIYHPERTNASLSDWQSDWRAGQPVAAVLFYRSHLQAANTAFIDVFCQRLQAAGLNPLPIAVASLKEPACLALVEDWLDEVAAGVILNTTGFAQSSPEAPHLRPFRRNIPVIQAICAQDNEPGWRASEQGLGPRDLAMHIALPELDGRIISRPISFKDLAWRSERSQSDVVCYRAVPERMDFVAELAWRWTTLACLPNSQKRVALILANYPTRDGRIGNGVGLDTPAAAVNILRALQAEGYPLPAELPASGTALIQQLLGGVSNDLDSLDQRPCHQSLALDAYRAMFDALPEANRQAVLERWGAPEQDPMFRDGRLMIAGVRLGLTFVGIQPARGYQVDPSAVYHDPDLVPPHGYLAFYFWLRNTYGVHALIHVGKHGNLEWLPGKGVGLSENCWPDALLGPLPNIYPFIVNDPGEGAQAKRRTQAVIIDHLMPPLTRAETYGPLRNLELLADEYYEAQLLDPRRARELQRDILNLVRETHIDRELQLDGDADVAIWLPRLDTYLCDLKESQIRDGLHIFGESPTQRLRIDTLLALLRIPRGDGKGAQSSLLRALAKAFALGFDPLDCALAEPWTGACPEALRRLSDEPWRTAGDTRERLELFAGQLIEQALEGGVAQLEAPGWETVNSVIENLRGVVAPRLDACGPAEMRGLLDALSGRFVPAGPSGAPSRGRLDVLPTGRNFFSVDVRNLPTTTAWRIGFQSASLILERHLQDHGDHLRQLGLSVWGTATMRTGGDDIAQAMALMGVRPVWATGSQRVDDFEILPLSLLDRPRVDVTLRVSGFFRDAFANLIRLFDAAVQAVAALDEPDDMNPLAAKVRSERQALLESGLEPEVAARQAGWRIFGAKPGAYGAGVQGAIDGRLWQSREDLAQVYLNWGGYAYGAGDEGTAAREQFSRRLSQVQAVLQNQDNREHDLLDSNDYYQFQGGMLAAVETLGGATAASYHGDHSQPDLPKIRTLKEELNRVIRSRAANPKWIDGIKRHGYKGAFELAATVDNLFAFDATTQLIDDHQYALLAEAYLLDPDTRDFVRQHNPDALRDMTERMLEAQQRGMWQEPGEYREALENLLLDIEEDS; this is translated from the coding sequence ATGCACCTGCTCAGGACCCAGCCCGGCGGTTTCGTGTCGGACGACAACATTGCCGATCTCGGACAAACCCCCGCCGAGCTGGTGATCCTGTGCAGCGGCGACTCCAGCCTGGCGCTGCTGGCCGAAGCGGCGCGGCAGTTGCCGGACGACTATCCGCAGTTTCGCCTCGCCAACCCGATGCAGGTGCAAAACCACGCCTCGGTGGATCTGTATTTCGACGACGTGTTGCGTCACGCCAAGGTCATCCTGCTTTCCCTGCATGGCGGCATCGGTTATTGGCGCTACGGCATTGAACGTCTTATGGAACTGGCCGAGCGCGGGGTGAAGCTGATCCTGGTGCCGGGGGACGATCGACCCGACCCGGAACTCAGCGACCTGAGCAACGTGCCCAATGAGGATCGGGACCGGCTCTGGCAGTTCCTGCGCCAAGGCGGTTTGGGCAATGCCCTGGACCTGTTCCATAACCTGGCCAGCCAATGGTTCGGTCGCGACTATCCTTGGGGCGAACCGCAAACCCTGCCGCGCACGGCGATCTACCATCCGGAACGAACCAACGCCAGCCTGAGTGATTGGCAAAGCGACTGGCGGGCCGGGCAGCCGGTGGCGGCGGTGCTGTTTTATCGCTCCCACCTGCAAGCAGCGAACACGGCGTTCATCGACGTGTTTTGCCAGCGTCTGCAAGCGGCGGGGCTCAATCCCTTGCCCATTGCCGTGGCGAGCCTCAAGGAGCCTGCTTGCCTGGCCTTGGTTGAAGACTGGCTGGATGAGGTGGCGGCGGGGGTGATCCTCAACACCACCGGTTTCGCCCAATCGAGCCCCGAAGCGCCGCACTTGCGACCGTTTCGCCGCAATATCCCAGTGATCCAGGCGATCTGCGCCCAGGACAACGAGCCTGGCTGGCGCGCCAGTGAGCAGGGTCTGGGCCCGCGGGACCTGGCGATGCACATTGCCCTGCCAGAACTGGACGGGCGGATCATCAGTCGCCCCATCAGTTTCAAGGACCTGGCCTGGCGCAGCGAGCGCAGCCAGAGCGATGTGGTCTGCTACCGGGCCGTGCCCGAGCGCATGGATTTTGTCGCTGAGCTGGCGTGGCGCTGGACTACCCTGGCGTGCCTGCCTAACTCGCAAAAGCGCGTGGCGCTGATCCTCGCCAACTACCCGACCCGGGATGGGCGCATCGGTAACGGCGTCGGCCTGGACACCCCGGCGGCGGCAGTGAATATCCTGCGGGCCTTGCAGGCCGAGGGCTATCCGCTGCCGGCTGAACTGCCTGCGAGCGGCACCGCGCTGATCCAGCAGTTGCTCGGCGGGGTAAGCAACGACCTGGACAGTCTTGACCAACGGCCCTGTCACCAGAGCCTGGCGCTGGATGCTTACCGGGCCATGTTCGACGCATTGCCCGAGGCCAATCGCCAGGCGGTGCTGGAGCGCTGGGGCGCGCCCGAACAGGACCCGATGTTCCGCGATGGCCGGTTGATGATCGCGGGTGTGCGCCTGGGCCTGACGTTCGTCGGCATCCAGCCGGCTCGAGGCTATCAGGTCGATCCGAGCGCCGTGTACCACGACCCGGACCTGGTGCCGCCCCATGGCTACCTGGCGTTTTATTTCTGGCTGCGCAACACCTACGGGGTTCACGCGCTGATTCATGTCGGCAAGCACGGCAATCTCGAATGGTTGCCGGGCAAGGGCGTCGGGCTGTCGGAAAACTGCTGGCCGGATGCGCTGCTGGGACCGTTGCCGAACATCTATCCGTTCATCGTCAATGACCCGGGCGAGGGCGCCCAGGCCAAGCGTCGCACCCAGGCCGTGATTATCGATCACTTGATGCCGCCGCTGACCCGGGCCGAAACCTATGGGCCGCTGCGTAACCTCGAGCTGTTGGCTGACGAATACTACGAAGCGCAACTGCTCGACCCACGCCGCGCCCGGGAACTGCAGCGAGACATACTGAATCTGGTGCGCGAAACCCACATCGACCGCGAGTTGCAACTGGACGGCGACGCTGACGTGGCAATCTGGCTGCCGCGCCTGGACACTTACCTGTGCGATCTGAAGGAGTCGCAGATCCGTGACGGCCTGCACATTTTTGGCGAGTCGCCCACACAACGGTTGCGCATCGACACCTTGCTGGCGTTGCTGCGCATTCCCCGGGGGGATGGCAAGGGCGCGCAGTCGAGTTTGCTGCGGGCGCTGGCCAAGGCCTTTGCACTGGGTTTCGACCCGCTGGATTGTGCGCTGGCCGAACCCTGGACCGGCGCTTGTCCCGAAGCCTTGCGTCGGCTCAGCGACGAACCTTGGCGGACCGCTGGCGATACTCGTGAACGTTTGGAATTGTTCGCCGGGCAATTGATCGAGCAGGCCCTGGAGGGCGGGGTCGCGCAACTTGAGGCGCCGGGTTGGGAAACGGTGAACAGCGTTATTGAAAACCTGCGCGGCGTCGTGGCTCCGCGTCTGGACGCTTGCGGCCCGGCGGAAATGCGCGGTTTGCTCGATGCCTTGAGCGGGCGTTTCGTGCCGGCCGGCCCCAGCGGTGCGCCCAGTCGCGGGCGCCTGGATGTGCTGCCCACCGGGCGCAACTTCTTCTCGGTGGACGTGCGCAACCTGCCGACTACCACAGCGTGGCGCATCGGTTTTCAGTCGGCGTCCCTGATCCTTGAGCGGCACTTGCAGGACCACGGCGATCACCTGCGTCAATTGGGGCTTTCGGTGTGGGGCACCGCCACCATGCGCACCGGCGGTGACGACATTGCCCAGGCCATGGCGTTGATGGGCGTGCGTCCGGTGTGGGCCACGGGCAGCCAACGAGTCGACGATTTCGAGATCCTGCCGTTGAGTCTGCTGGACCGGCCTCGGGTCGATGTCACGCTGCGGGTCTCCGGGTTCTTCCGGGACGCCTTTGCCAATCTGATCCGCCTGTTCGATGCAGCGGTGCAGGCCGTCGCCGCCCTCGACGAACCGGACGACATGAACCCCTTGGCGGCGAAGGTGCGCAGCGAGCGCCAGGCTCTGTTGGAATCGGGCCTTGAACCCGAGGTCGCGGCCCGTCAGGCCGGGTGGCGGATCTTCGGCGCCAAGCCCGGCGCCTACGGCGCGGGTGTGCAGGGTGCCATCGACGGCCGCCTGTGGCAGAGCCGCGAAGACCTGGCGCAGGTCTACCTGAATTGGGGTGGCTACGCCTACGGCGCCGGCGATGAAGGCACTGCCGCCCGGGAGCAGTTCTCCCGGCGCCTTAGCCAGGTGCAGGCGGTGTTGCAGAACCAGGACAACCGCGAACACGACCTGCTCGATTCCAACGATTACTACCAATTCCAGGGCGGCATGCTGGCGGCGGTGGAGACCCTTGGCGGCGCAACGGCGGCCAGTTACCACGGCGATCACAGCCAGCCGGACTTGCCCAAAATCCGCACGTTGAAAGAAGAGCTCAACCGCGTCATTCGTTCCCGGGCGGCCAATCCGAAGTGGATCGACGGGATCAAGCGCCACGGCTATAAAGGTGCGTTTGAACTGGCGGCGACGGTGGACAACCTGTTCGCCTTCGACGCCACCACGCAGTTGATCGACGATCACCAGTACGCCTTGCTGGCCGAGGCTTATCTGCTCGACCCGGACACTCGCGATTTCGTCCGCCAGCACAACCCCGATGCCTTGCGCGACATGACCGAGCGCATGCTCGAAGCGCAGCAGCGCGGAATGTGGCAGGAGCCCGGGGAGTATCGAGAGGCGCTGGAGAACTTGTTGTTGGACATAGAAGAAGACAGCTGA
- a CDS encoding ATP-binding protein gives MTDTPHFPLCAVVGADDLKLALCLAAIDPKIGGVLIEGPRGMAKSTLARGLADLLASGQFVTLPLGATEERLVGTLDLDAALGEGRAQFSPGVLAKADAGVLYVDEVNLLPDHLVDLLLDVAASGTNLIERDGISHRHSARFVLIGTMNPEEGELRPQLLDRFGLNVALDGHTAPLERGQIIRRRLDFDSDPAAFCAEWEPTQRQLRERCQQARDRLMQIPLDDQALAQITERCFAAGVDGLRADLVWLRAARAHAAWRGADAIAVEDIDAVAEFALRHRRREPSAPAPSQAPPATADQTARPDEGQGQWGDLPARALPIGTRRDVPSWPKKP, from the coding sequence ATGACCGACACCCCTCATTTCCCGCTCTGCGCCGTGGTCGGGGCCGATGACCTGAAACTGGCCCTGTGCCTGGCTGCGATCGATCCGAAAATCGGCGGTGTGCTCATCGAAGGCCCACGGGGCATGGCGAAGTCTACGCTGGCCCGGGGGCTGGCGGACCTGTTGGCCAGCGGTCAGTTCGTCACCTTGCCTTTGGGCGCCACTGAAGAGCGGCTGGTGGGCACCCTGGATCTGGACGCGGCCCTGGGGGAGGGGCGCGCGCAGTTCTCTCCCGGCGTTTTGGCCAAGGCCGACGCCGGGGTGTTGTATGTCGATGAAGTGAACCTGCTGCCCGACCACCTGGTGGACCTGTTGCTGGACGTGGCCGCCAGCGGCACCAACCTGATCGAGCGTGACGGCATCTCACACCGGCATTCGGCGCGTTTTGTATTGATCGGCACCATGAACCCGGAAGAGGGTGAATTGCGTCCGCAGTTGCTCGACCGTTTCGGCCTGAACGTGGCGCTGGACGGCCACACCGCACCGCTTGAGCGCGGGCAGATTATTCGTCGGCGGCTGGATTTCGACAGTGATCCGGCGGCGTTCTGCGCGGAATGGGAACCGACCCAGCGGCAGTTGCGCGAACGCTGCCAACAGGCTCGCGACCGGTTGATGCAGATTCCTCTGGATGACCAGGCGCTGGCGCAGATCACCGAGCGTTGTTTTGCCGCTGGGGTCGATGGCTTGCGCGCGGACCTGGTCTGGCTGCGGGCCGCCCGCGCCCATGCTGCGTGGCGCGGGGCGGATGCCATTGCCGTTGAGGACATTGATGCGGTCGCCGAGTTTGCATTGCGTCATCGCAGGCGCGAGCCTTCGGCCCCTGCGCCGTCCCAGGCGCCGCCAGCCACCGCCGATCAAACCGCCAGGCCTGACGAAGGCCAGGGCCAGTGGGGTGACCTGCCGGCCCGGGCATTGCCCATCGGCACTCGGCGTGACGTGCCGAGCTGGCCAAAAAAGCCCTAG